The genomic stretch CGACGGGCTCGGAATTTTTTGTGATTTTCCCATTCCCGGGCCCAGGTCCGGACATTGGGGTCCATTCTCCACAGGGTGTGTCGGATTTCGCTCTTTTGATGGGCTGGGAATAGTTTGCTTTTCTTGTAAACCGGAGTACCGTGTTCTTCCGTAGAGAGACGGCGGAATGAGCTACCTTGCAAATCCAGCGAAGAGGGAGCGGCGCCGGGGTGGCTTCACCCTCGTCGAGGTGCTGGTCGTGGTGGCCATCATCGGCGTGCTGTCCGTGCTGGCCATGGTGACCTACGAGTCGGTGGGCCGGCGTGGGGCGCTGCAGAACGCCGCGTTCGATCTGCAGGGCGTGTTGAGCACGGCGCGCACGAGGGCCTCGTCGACGGGCTACCCGGTGTGGGTCGTCTTCTATCCGAAGGGTGGACGGGGGACGTTGAACGCGGGCAAGGGCGCGTTCATGGTGGTGGAGGATCGCAACAGCACCTTCACGAGCAATGCGTACCGGCTCTTCTCGCTGCCGTTCAAGGTGGACGTGAAGGGCAACACCGGCACCGTGTCGGCGATCCACTACCTGGAAGACTACAGCAAGAAGGTGCGCTTCGGGGCGCTGACGCCCGGGCGCACGGACCTGTTCGGCGCGCCCTTCTCGGGGCTGCCAGTGCGGACGTGCAGCTTCTGCGCGGACACCGACAGCCCGAGCGGTGCCATCGGTTTCTTCCCGGATGGAGCCGCGCGCTTCGTGGACGGATCTGGCCGGTGGATCACCACCCCCAACCAGTCGCTCACCTTCAGCAGCGTGGAGGGGCAGGCCCAGTACCTGTTCGCCATCTCGGGCCCCTCTGGCTACATGGCCACCTTCTCACCGGACAAGACCTAGAACGGAGAAACCACCGTGGACTCCACTTCCCGCCGCCGTGTCCGCAGCATCCGTGCCTCCCAGCGTGGTGTGTCCCTCATCGAGGGGATGACCGCCTCGGTGGTGCTGCTCATCGGGTTGATGGGGGTGTTCCAGGGTCTCATCGTGGCCAGCCGGCAGAACTCGAGCGCCAACCATGCGACGCGCGCCTCGGGCATCGCCTCGCAGGTGCGCGGAGCGCTGGACACGCTGGGCAGGGATCGGGTGATCGGCGTCCCGGGGCACGCTGGCCTGCTGACCGGCGCGGCCTGCGCTCCCAGCTCGGAGGTCGCCGCGCTCACGGGAGGCCTGGAGAAGCTGAAGCCCGCCACCGGCGAGGTCTGGTCCGTCCACTGCATCTTCGACCTGGACGCCTACGAGCGCTCGGCCACGAGCGCCAACCGGCTGCTGCCCGGCTACGCGGAAGCGGACTTCGACCGCTACCGGCGCGTGCTGGCGATGATCGAGAAGCCGGACGAGGTCACGGGCGTGCCCATCCACCAGGTCATCATCGTGGTGTCGTGGATGGAGATGGCTCAGCGCCGCTACGTCCGGCAGTACGTGAGCTTCTACGACTCCGGTCCCTTCGGGAACGAGACCAACGTCGAGATCTGAGCTGTCAACAATGGCCCATTCCAAATCCCCCCTGGCCCACGCACCGCGCGGCTTCACGCTCGTCGAGCTGCTGGTGGGCGCGGCCACGACGACGATCATCCTCGCGGCCGTGGCCGCCGCCTTCGTGGGAGTGCAGGGGGCCTTCCAGCGGGAGTCGCGCGTCAAGGTGGCGGTGGAGGGGTTGCGCACGGCGACGGGCTTCATCGAGCAGCGGCTGCGCATGGCGGGTTACGGCGTGGAGCCGCGCTTCGCCTTCGACTTCAATGGGGACGCGCTCCCCTCGGGCGCCAAGTCCAACCACGTCCTGGCGTTCGGCGGCTCCGTCCCCAACTCCGTGACGGATGACCTGGCCTTCCGCTACCGGGACGCGGCGTGGATGCGCCGGGGACACCTGGCGGGCACCACCGTCGTGCTGGAGGACACCAAGAGCACGTTCGGCATGAGCTTCAGCAAGGGCCAGCGGCTGCTCGTGTCGTGCGTGGGGGGCAAGGACTACGTGGTGATGAGGGCTGGCGAGTCGGGGGTGTCGGGAGAGGGCAACACGGCCTCCAACTTCATCCTGGACGAGGCCTTGTCGACGGTGCCCATCGACGCCCCGTGTCTGACCCGGGCGGGGAACAACTCCCCCTACCTGATGCTTATCCACGAGCTGCGCATCCGCATCGTGGATCTGGACGGCCGCCCGTTCCTGATGGCCTTCCAGGGACTGGACGAGCTGGACATGTCCAGCGCGGTGCCGCTGGCCGCGGACGTGGAGTCCTTCCAGGTGGCCTACGTGATGAACCGGCCGGCTCCGGGCAGTCCCAACGCGGGGGCGCAGCCCGTGGACTTCAGCTCGCCGGTGTCCAACTGGGTGCTGGGGGACATCGGCAGCGCGGACGCGGACCGCGTCCCGGATCCGGACACCGCGCCGGTGCCCCTCTTCAAGCTGCCCTACGAGGATCCGGCCCGCTACAACCGGCACCCCGCCAACATCCGCGCCGTGCGCTTGAGCATCGGCATCCGCTCGACGAGCCCCGAGCCCAATGGGCGCCGCGCCTTCGAGCGCGTGGAGCTGGAGGACTCGGGTGAGGCGGGGCCGGCGGACGGCTACTACCGGACCAACATGACCACGACGGTGCGCGTTCCCAACATGCTGTCGCGCTCGACCTTCAATCCACCGGTGGGTGACGAATCCTCCGGTCTCAACGTGTGGGGAGGCTGATCCACCATGCACCTCAAGAAGAGGGCGCCGCGCGGCAATGCCCTCATGCTGACCGTCATCGCCATGGCGGTGCTGCTGCTGCTGGTGGGGGGGGCCATCCAGTTCACCAACTACAACCGCGAGGCCTCGTCGGAGAAGCTGAAGGGTGATCGCGTCGGGGCCTGCGCGGACGCGGCACGCCGTCACCTGCTCTCGCGCCTGAAGCTGTTCCGCGCGACCAGCGAGCTGCAGATCCTCGATACGAAGCTCATCGATGATCCGGATCCGAACGCGCGCACGCGCATCATGACCGGCCACTACGTCAACTCGAAGACGGACACCGCGCAGGCCACGGTGGTGGGCGTGGATCCGGTGCTGATGGGCGCGTCCGGCCGCCAGGTGCGCGACATCGCCAATACCGTTCCCGCCACGGGCGGTTTCATGGGCGGCCAGTACTACCGCGTGGTCGTCAAGTGCAAGGAGACCTCGGGCCGTGAGTCCGAGGTCGAGTTCCTCTTCCGGTACGGTCTGTGAGGATAGGCGCCATGTTCCGCAAGCTGACGCTCAGCTTCGTTGCCCTCCTGGTGGTGTTGTTGCGGGCGGACACGGCGGCCGCCATCGATCAGGCGGCCTGCTGCATGCCGACGACGTCCCGTCTGGACGCGTTGATGAACCCGGCCCGGGGCGGCGACGAGAAGTTCTTCTCGCGCCCGGGTGGGCCTCCCAACATCCTCTTCATCATCGACACCTCCTCGTCGATGCATGCCTGGCCCAAGGACTGGCCCGCCAACCCGCCGCGGGGCTGCTCGGACTCCTTCCTCAACGGCCTGGGCTACAACAAGGACACCCAATACGACCGGATGTGGACGGGCATCAGCAGCCAGTCCGACAACTGGTTCGCCAACTCCAAGTACTACGAGGCGCCCACGAAGGGGTACGGCGTCATCTTCGGCAACGCCCCGCAGAACACCTCCACCTGGGGGACCGCGGCCGACGCGTGCAAGTCCATCAACAACATCGGCGCCAAGGACCAGAACACCTGCCAGACCTGCCTCGAGACGCAGGGCTACTACCTCCACGACGGCAGCACGCGGCGGGTGAAGGGCAACTTCCTCAACTTCTACGCGCCGCGTGACTCGGGCGCCGTGAAGGTGATGGCCGACGTCATCCACGACCTGCGCGAGGTGCGCTTCGGCGTGATGGGCTTCCAGACCCGCGCGGCCAAGACGTGCTGGGGCAAGAAGTCGGGCACCAACGCCCAGTGTCTCTGCATCCAGCAACCCATGGGCCCGACGTGCGCCAAGTCCTACCCGCTGGACAACAGCTCGGTGGAGAACAACCGCAACTCGGTGCTCAACGACCTCACCAACGTCAACACCAACAACAACAACGGCCTGGACTGGGATGACTGCAACACCCCGCTCGCGGATGCGCTCTACGCGGCGGGCTACCTCTTCCAGTCCAAGAGCTCCCCCACGCCCTTCACCTCCTATCTGGGCGGCGGTCACCCGACGAGCTCCAACTTCAGCGCGGCGGATGGCGTCTGCTTCGAGTGCGGCTTCAACGCCGTCATCCTGCTGACGGACGGCGAGCCCTATGACGAGCAGAAGGTGGTCAAGATCCCCTCCGCCATCACCAGCGAGAACGTGCCGTGCGATGGCTGCTCGGACAGCCAGCTGCACAAGGTGGCCAAGTTCCTGTGGAACAAGGATCTGCGCACCGACATGTCGGGCGATCAGCGCGTGGCCACGTACACCATCGGCTTCTCCGAGGACGTGACGGACAGCAAGCTGCTGCAGGAGACGGCGCGGCTGGGTGGCGGCAAGTTCTTCGCGGCCCGCAGCACCAGCGAGCTCAAGCGCGTGATGCTCACCATCCTGGACGACATCAACGCGCGCAACACCGCCTTCTCCACGGCGGCCGTCAGCACCCTGCAGACGCAGGACGCGGCGCTGACGGCCATCGTCCCGCGCATGATGCCCGCCAAGGACAACACCTGGGCCGGCAAGCTGTACCGCTACGAGCAGTTCAACGAGTTCGTCGAGGACCAGGACAAGAACGGCGACGGCGACCGCAGCGACATCTTCCTCGTCGACAAGCAGGGGAGCATCGTCTCGGAGGACTCCTCGAGCGAGTACCGCAAGCTGCTGTCCGAGAACGGCGGGCCCAACGGCGCGCCCGTCTTCGGCGCTCCCGCCGAGCCCTACTGGGAGGCGAGCGACAAGCTCGAGGCGCTCGGTCATGCCAGCCGCAACATCTGGACGGTGACGGACAACGGCTCGGCGAGCGGTGGCGGGCTGAAGGACGGGCTGCTGACGCAGAAGGACGGGCTCGTCGCCTTCAAGCTCGACAACATCACCCATCTCCGCCAGTACCTGGCCGTGAGTGGGGATCCGC from Archangium lipolyticum encodes the following:
- a CDS encoding pilus assembly FimT family protein: MSYLANPAKRERRRGGFTLVEVLVVVAIIGVLSVLAMVTYESVGRRGALQNAAFDLQGVLSTARTRASSTGYPVWVVFYPKGGRGTLNAGKGAFMVVEDRNSTFTSNAYRLFSLPFKVDVKGNTGTVSAIHYLEDYSKKVRFGALTPGRTDLFGAPFSGLPVRTCSFCADTDSPSGAIGFFPDGAARFVDGSGRWITTPNQSLTFSSVEGQAQYLFAISGPSGYMATFSPDKT
- a CDS encoding type IV pilus modification PilV family protein, with protein sequence MDSTSRRRVRSIRASQRGVSLIEGMTASVVLLIGLMGVFQGLIVASRQNSSANHATRASGIASQVRGALDTLGRDRVIGVPGHAGLLTGAACAPSSEVAALTGGLEKLKPATGEVWSVHCIFDLDAYERSATSANRLLPGYAEADFDRYRRVLAMIEKPDEVTGVPIHQVIIVVSWMEMAQRRYVRQYVSFYDSGPFGNETNVEI
- a CDS encoding PilW family protein, with amino-acid sequence MAHSKSPLAHAPRGFTLVELLVGAATTTIILAAVAAAFVGVQGAFQRESRVKVAVEGLRTATGFIEQRLRMAGYGVEPRFAFDFNGDALPSGAKSNHVLAFGGSVPNSVTDDLAFRYRDAAWMRRGHLAGTTVVLEDTKSTFGMSFSKGQRLLVSCVGGKDYVVMRAGESGVSGEGNTASNFILDEALSTVPIDAPCLTRAGNNSPYLMLIHELRIRIVDLDGRPFLMAFQGLDELDMSSAVPLAADVESFQVAYVMNRPAPGSPNAGAQPVDFSSPVSNWVLGDIGSADADRVPDPDTAPVPLFKLPYEDPARYNRHPANIRAVRLSIGIRSTSPEPNGRRAFERVELEDSGEAGPADGYYRTNMTTTVRVPNMLSRSTFNPPVGDESSGLNVWGG